The following is a genomic window from Adhaeribacter radiodurans.
TATAATAGTACGTCTCCGGTAAATCTAATACTTGCAGATTTTCCAAAATCTTAATCAGCATGGTTTGATTTAACCGACCGGTATAATAAGCGAGTGCCTCCTCTGGTATAACAGTGGACACTTCTTTATTTTTGCTTTTACCAAATAATTTACTCAAAAAAGATCCGGAACTTTTAGCTGAAGTGCTATCGGATGATTGGCTGTAAATATGCGTAACTCTAAACCGATCGGGATTTTGGCTTTCTAAATCTTTTAATTGCTCTTTAAAGATTACCGAGCTTTCGTCTCGATTGCCGTAAATAAGTAACACTCGACTGTTAAGTTCTTGCTGCAAAACCGATTTAGCAATCGACATCAGGGGCGTAATGCCGCTACCCGCGCCAATTAATACAATGGTTCGGCTAAAAGTAGCATCGGGCACGAAGTTAAAATTACCCATGGGTGCCAATACTTCCAGGGTGTCGCCTACTTTTAATTTATTTAATAAGTAATTAGAAAGTAAGCCGCCGGCTACCCGTTTTACCGTAACAGAGAGTCGGGGCTGTTCAGACGGGGAACTACACAACGAATATGCCCGGCGTTCTTTTTTACCGTTAATAGGTACAATTAAAGTTAAAAACTGACCTGCTTGGTAAGGAATGGCAGTTTTATCGGGATGTTCTAAATGAATGGTTATGGCATCCGACGTTTCCGAAGTAATAGCCACCACCTTCAAAAAGAGGTTAGGTTGACTCATAATTAATTCTTTCCGCAAAGGTAATTTTACCTGCTGCAATTACCAATAAACGAATGGTAAACTGCTTTTTGATTTAAAGGTTTAATTTTTTTTAAATTCAGGCGGTAATTTATCGCTTATGTCTGCTAATTCCATTATTCCTTCGGCCCTGCTCCTAAAATATCAAAATTCCTTTGTGCCTGTTTTACCTATTGATTTGAATGCTTCTACTGTTTGCCGTTTAGATTTTACAGCTCATAATTCCTTATTGGCTAACCAGATTTTAACAAATACGGGGCAGTTTAACTTTATCATAACCCAAATGCTGCAAGAAAAAGGGGCAAGTATAGGCGTAGGTGGCTACCTGGAAGATAGAATTATTTACCGGCGAAGCGCCTTGTTTACAGAAAATCAAAAGGACCGGAGAATTCATTTAGGGGTAGATGTTTGGGCTCCTGCCGGCACTCCGGTTCTGACTCCTTTGGCAG
Proteins encoded in this region:
- a CDS encoding ferredoxin--NADP reductase, which codes for MSQPNLFLKVVAITSETSDAITIHLEHPDKTAIPYQAGQFLTLIVPINGKKERRAYSLCSSPSEQPRLSVTVKRVAGGLLSNYLLNKLKVGDTLEVLAPMGNFNFVPDATFSRTIVLIGAGSGITPLMSIAKSVLQQELNSRVLLIYGNRDESSVIFKEQLKDLESQNPDRFRVTHIYSQSSDSTSAKSSGSFLSKLFGKSKNKEVSTVIPEEALAYYTGRLNQTMLIKILENLQVLDLPETYYYMCGPEGFMQEAKAALQILHVPATQVFKESFVSSGHNAADAGAGITLVVGEPNEIQDQIVTIIYEGSEYKVEVPQSETILEAALNQDIDLPFSCQAGLCTACRGKCLSGKVHLDEREGLSDAEMAEGYVLTCVGHPLTNDVIIEIS